The proteins below are encoded in one region of Ostrea edulis chromosome 3, xbOstEdul1.1, whole genome shotgun sequence:
- the LOC125681143 gene encoding uncharacterized protein LOC125681143 — MERETYVKFSVSRLKDELKKKGATTRGRKADLIDRLKAYDRNKDFKNDPIHIPEPLEVDWPTRGFQQLQESHKEEIPEICIEQIDMYFVHRLAGDRQSTGDVKAIEKGRLLVESDRVLAVSYLKEDNSLFFTGIVGAAMKTKVTYNFKLKFDKNSGDILNSHCECPAGRGPHGTCKHLAAVAIVLLSCSEGKGLRIQRSCTENLQTFHKPKHSYSGSPVKAEDLPRKQNLTDDFLNDPRPEHLKGVAGYPDRVRNMVLNHCAETSDNLTYRYLIEKAFIQAAVLDHDYLERPFTEYWVQRAVEVTADKVVAIEEQTRGQASSNNWFKERSWRITASRFGDICLATDRRNRQKLCESLYQPSAAVFRSEALVHGRTYETRAIRSFERETGQGVQRCGFFVDMDRPYLGASPDGLVGNDALIEVKCPFAGCFEKIQPGKYFPYLTMDSVTGEMKLKPTSKYFFQIQGQMLIAKKQICYFVVYTFKDLFIQKVHIDVECCQNSLLPKLDVFYDKFFMPYLLSLL, encoded by the exons ATGGAAAGAGAAACTTACGTAAAGTTTTCCGTCTCTCGACTCAAGGACGAGTTAAAGAAAAAAGGAGCCACCACGAGAGGCAGAAAAGCCGACCTTATAGACAG GCTTAAGGCATATgatagaaataaagatttcaAGAATGACCCAATTCATATACCTGAGCCTTTGGAAGTTGATTGGCCAACGAGGGGATTTCAACAGCTCCAGGAATCACATAAAGAAGAAATCCCAGAGATATGCATTGAGCAGATAgacatgtattttgtacataGATTAGCAG GTGACAGACAAAGCACTGGTGATGTCAAGGCTATCGAGAAAGGAAGGCTGCTTGTTGAAAGTGATAGAGTCTTGGCTGTGTCATATTTAAAGGAAGATAATTCCCTGTTCTTTACAGGCATTGTTGGCGCAGCCATGAAAACAAAG gTAACATACaacttcaaattaaaatttgacaaaaactCGGGAGACATCTTGAACAGCCATTGTGAGTGTCCTGCAGGACGAGGTCCCCATGGAACTTGCAAACATCTTGCTGCTGTTGCCATAGTTTTACTCTCTTGTTCTGAAGGAAAAGGTTTGAGGATTCAGAGATCATGCACAGAAAACCTGCAGACATTTCATAAACCCAAACATTCATACTCAG gTTCACCAGTCAAAGCTGAAGATCTGCCCAGGAAGCAGAATCTGactgatgattttttaaatgatccccgCCCTGAACATCTAAAAGGTGTAGCTGGTTACCCGGATAGGGTTCGCAATATGGTCTTAAACCATTGTGCAGAGACCTCAGACAATCTGACATACAGATATCTCATCGAGAAAGCATTTATTCAG GCAGCAGTATTGGACCATGATTATTTGGAAAGACCCTTCACAGAGTATTGGGTTCAACGAGCTGTTGAG GTTACAGCAGATAAAGTAGTTGCCATTGAGGAGCAGACACGTGGACAAGCCAGCTCAAATAATTGGTTCAAGGAGAGATCATGGCGGATCACAGCCTCAAGATTTGGAGATATCTGTTTAGCTACAGACAGACGTAATAGGCAGAAACTCTGCGAGTCTCTATACCAGCCTTCTGCTGCTGTATTTCGCAGTGAAGCTCTAGTCCATGGACGTACCTATGAGACACGTGCTATTAG ATCCTTTGAAAGAGAGACTGGCCAAGGTGTTCAAAGATGTGGTTTCTTTGTTGATATGGATCGACCTTACTTGGGGGCATCACCGGATGGACTCGTTGGCAATGATGCACTAATTGAAGTCAAATGTCCCTTTGCTGGTTGCTTTGAGAAGATTCAGCCTGGAAAGTACTTCCCATATCTAACAATGGACTCTGTAACTggtgaaatgaaattgaaacccacctctaaatattttttccaaatacaAGGCCAAATGCTTATtgccaaaaaacaaatttgctaTTTTGTTGTATACACTTTCAAAGATTTGTTCATCCAGAAAGTACATATTGATGTAGAATGTTGCCAGAATTCTCTTCTTCCAAAGCTTGATGTATTCTATGATAAATTTTTCATGCCATACTTGTTATCCTTGCTGTAA
- the LOC130052830 gene encoding uncharacterized protein LOC130052830 isoform X2, translating to MTTKSPNQVQLLTCGERRRLKYGAAPSVFDFKNTSTTQESDRAKRKRLRESTQDTCTPMIEDLPIYMDELIVHHEVVVDQSSTSISTSMPEEMCSTAEKEIQCDIPTLGRFSIEGMKLDTKMLSYYTGLNGYDHFMLLFNILGPAAFDLNYKCGLLSPQDQLFLTLMKLRQAKEDVELAMLFKVCESTVSKIVTTWINFLYFQLKELEEQFWPSKDIIKEHMPTDFAKKFPNTRVILDATEQPIHKPSNVEAQSKTWSSYKHKNTLKTMVGVTPNGAVSYVSSTYGGSVSDRQIIEHSTLLDVGKFDAGDSIMADRGILVQDLFANQNVFINTPTFVKGKSQLDPEEIV from the exons ATGACTACAAAATCACCGAATCAG GTGCAACTACTGACATGTG GTGAACGAAGACGACTTAAGTATGGAGCTGCGCCCTCTGTTTTTGACTTCAAGAATACCAGTACTACCCAGGAATCTGACAGAGCTAAGCGAAAGAGGCTGCGAGAGTCTActcaagatacatgtactccAATGATTGAAGACCTGCCCATATATATGGATGAATTGATTGTACATCATGAAGTTGTTGTAGATCAGTCATCTACAAGTATTTCCACATCCATGCCAGAAGAAATGTGTTCAACAGCTGAGAAAGAAATCCAGTGTGACATACCTACCTTAGGTAGATTTTCAATTGAAGGTATGAAACTGGACACTAAGATGCTTTCTTATTACACTGGTTTGAATGGCTATGATCATTTCATGCTTCTCTTTAATATTCTTGGGCCAGCAGCTTTTGACTTGAATTACAAATGTGGCTTATTAAGTCCACAAGATCAGTTGTTTTTAACTCTGATGAAACTCAGACAAGCAAAAGAAGATGTGGAACTTGCTATGCTCTTTAAAGTCTGTGAATCTACTGTTTCTAAAATTGTAACAACTTGGATTaactttttgtattttcaattaaaagagTTAGAGGAACAATTCTGGCCTTCTAAAGACATCATTAAAGAACATATGCCAACAGATTTTGCTAAAAAGTTTCCCAATACACGCGTAATTTTAGATGCAACCGAGCAACCAATTCACAAACCATCAAATGTTGAGGCACAATCCAAAACATGGTCTTCTTATAAACACAAAAACACGTTGAAAACCATGGTAGGTGTAACTCCAAATGGAGCAGTATCTTATGTATCCTCTACTTATGGGGGCTCTGTGTCTGACAGACAAATCATTGAACACTCTACTCTGCTAGATGTAGGCAAATTTGATGCTGGTGACAGCATTATGGCAGATCGGGGAATTCTTGTTCAAGATTTATTTGCGAATcagaatgtttttattaatacaCCTACGTTTGTCAAGGGCAAAAGCCAACTTGACCCCGAAGAAATAGTTTGA
- the LOC130052830 gene encoding uncharacterized protein LOC130052830 isoform X1 has protein sequence MVKYCCVPLCGGFGGHKFPTDQELLLKWRVAIKRMDRKTKKLWNPGKEDVVCHIHFTEDDYKITESGERRRLKYGAAPSVFDFKNTSTTQESDRAKRKRLRESTQDTCTPMIEDLPIYMDELIVHHEVVVDQSSTSISTSMPEEMCSTAEKEIQCDIPTLGRFSIEGMKLDTKMLSYYTGLNGYDHFMLLFNILGPAAFDLNYKCGLLSPQDQLFLTLMKLRQAKEDVELAMLFKVCESTVSKIVTTWINFLYFQLKELEEQFWPSKDIIKEHMPTDFAKKFPNTRVILDATEQPIHKPSNVEAQSKTWSSYKHKNTLKTMVGVTPNGAVSYVSSTYGGSVSDRQIIEHSTLLDVGKFDAGDSIMADRGILVQDLFANQNVFINTPTFVKGKSQLDPEEIV, from the exons ATGGTGAAATATTGTTGTGTTCCACTTTGTGGTGGTTTTGGGGGTCACAAGTTTCCCACAGATCAGGAATTACTCTTGAAATGGAGGGTAGCGATCAAACGGATGGAtaggaaaacaaaaaaattatggaaCCCAGGAAAAGAAGACGTTGTTTGCCATATACACTTCACAGAAGATGACTACAAAATCACCGAATCAG GTGAACGAAGACGACTTAAGTATGGAGCTGCGCCCTCTGTTTTTGACTTCAAGAATACCAGTACTACCCAGGAATCTGACAGAGCTAAGCGAAAGAGGCTGCGAGAGTCTActcaagatacatgtactccAATGATTGAAGACCTGCCCATATATATGGATGAATTGATTGTACATCATGAAGTTGTTGTAGATCAGTCATCTACAAGTATTTCCACATCCATGCCAGAAGAAATGTGTTCAACAGCTGAGAAAGAAATCCAGTGTGACATACCTACCTTAGGTAGATTTTCAATTGAAGGTATGAAACTGGACACTAAGATGCTTTCTTATTACACTGGTTTGAATGGCTATGATCATTTCATGCTTCTCTTTAATATTCTTGGGCCAGCAGCTTTTGACTTGAATTACAAATGTGGCTTATTAAGTCCACAAGATCAGTTGTTTTTAACTCTGATGAAACTCAGACAAGCAAAAGAAGATGTGGAACTTGCTATGCTCTTTAAAGTCTGTGAATCTACTGTTTCTAAAATTGTAACAACTTGGATTaactttttgtattttcaattaaaagagTTAGAGGAACAATTCTGGCCTTCTAAAGACATCATTAAAGAACATATGCCAACAGATTTTGCTAAAAAGTTTCCCAATACACGCGTAATTTTAGATGCAACCGAGCAACCAATTCACAAACCATCAAATGTTGAGGCACAATCCAAAACATGGTCTTCTTATAAACACAAAAACACGTTGAAAACCATGGTAGGTGTAACTCCAAATGGAGCAGTATCTTATGTATCCTCTACTTATGGGGGCTCTGTGTCTGACAGACAAATCATTGAACACTCTACTCTGCTAGATGTAGGCAAATTTGATGCTGGTGACAGCATTATGGCAGATCGGGGAATTCTTGTTCAAGATTTATTTGCGAATcagaatgtttttattaatacaCCTACGTTTGTCAAGGGCAAAAGCCAACTTGACCCCGAAGAAATAGTTTGA